A single window of Candidatus Deferrimicrobium borealis DNA harbors:
- a CDS encoding dodecin family protein, whose product MDSVYKVIELVGTSKTSWEAAAKNAVETAGKSLEDLRIAEVVKLDMAIDKNKVVAYRARVNVSFKYRA is encoded by the coding sequence ATGGACAGCGTTTACAAAGTCATCGAACTCGTGGGCACGAGCAAGACTTCGTGGGAAGCCGCCGCGAAAAACGCGGTGGAGACCGCCGGGAAGTCCCTCGAAGACCTGAGAATCGCCGAGGTCGTCAAATTGGACATGGCGATCGACAAGAATAAGGTCGTCGCCTACCGGGCCCGGGTGAACGTCTCCTTCAAGTATCGCGCGTAA
- a CDS encoding MFS transporter encodes MAATFSTIYLTQPVLPVLREEFGIDAAKASLTVSAVIFGIALATLPFGRLADRFPARPIILSGGTLASLCGFLCAATTSFPLLVAARFLQGVFVPSLTTCLVVYLVRRLPPERLNVAMGAYVSATVAGGLGGRLLAGFLHPPLHWRYAFVTASAFLLVATLDAGRWLPREEKIPDAGGEEAGFAALLSRPDLLRIFSVGAASFGAFSSVFNYLPFHLAGPPFLLPTHLITMLYLSYLVGVAIGPFAGRLGNRLGNGNAMTVGGAVFGASILLTLAPFVAAVAVALAGMCAGFFIVHTAAVGALNRKLETSRGRGNSLYVLFYYLGGTAGITASGLAYRRAGWRGVVALVAVLLAVPVAAGILEARLDRPGSA; translated from the coding sequence GTGGCCGCGACGTTTTCGACGATCTACCTTACACAGCCCGTGCTCCCGGTCCTGCGGGAAGAGTTCGGGATCGACGCGGCCAAGGCGTCCCTCACGGTATCCGCCGTGATCTTCGGGATCGCGCTGGCCACGTTGCCGTTCGGGCGGCTGGCGGACCGTTTCCCCGCCCGGCCGATCATCCTCTCCGGGGGGACGCTCGCCTCCCTCTGCGGCTTCCTTTGCGCGGCCACGACCAGTTTCCCGCTCCTGGTGGCGGCGAGATTTCTCCAGGGCGTGTTCGTCCCGTCGCTGACCACGTGCCTCGTGGTGTACCTCGTCCGGCGTCTTCCCCCCGAGCGCCTGAACGTCGCGATGGGGGCGTACGTCTCCGCCACCGTGGCGGGGGGGCTGGGGGGAAGATTGCTCGCAGGGTTCCTCCATCCGCCCCTTCACTGGCGTTACGCCTTCGTGACCGCCTCCGCTTTTCTCCTCGTCGCGACCCTCGACGCGGGACGGTGGCTCCCGCGGGAGGAGAAGATCCCGGATGCCGGAGGGGAAGAGGCGGGGTTCGCTGCGCTGCTCTCCCGGCCCGACCTGTTGCGGATCTTTTCCGTCGGCGCCGCGTCGTTCGGGGCCTTCTCCTCCGTGTTCAATTATCTGCCGTTCCACCTTGCCGGACCGCCGTTCCTGCTGCCGACGCACCTCATCACGATGCTGTACCTTTCCTACCTGGTCGGCGTCGCGATCGGTCCCTTTGCGGGGCGGCTCGGGAACCGGCTGGGAAACGGGAACGCGATGACGGTCGGCGGGGCCGTATTCGGCGCATCCATCCTCCTGACGCTGGCCCCGTTCGTTGCGGCCGTGGCCGTGGCGCTCGCAGGGATGTGCGCCGGGTTTTTCATCGTACATACCGCCGCCGTGGGGGCGTTGAACCGGAAGCTGGAAACCAGCCGCGGGAGGGGGAATTCCCTGTACGTCCTCTTTTACTATCTCGGGGGGACGGCGGGGATCACGGCGAGCGGCCTGGCGTATCGCCGCGCGGGGTGGAGGGGCGTGGTCGCCCTGGTGGCGGTTCTCCTGGCGGTCCCCGTCGCCGCAGGGATCCTGGAAGCGCGGCTGGATCGTCCGGGAAGCGCCTGA
- a CDS encoding methylated-DNA--[protein]-cysteine S-methyltransferase — MGTEGTIRFTVARTDLGWVLVAGTGRGLRAILLGGSRKALIGYFKAWFGRAEHREGDPEPVRWARRVAEWIVSPRRDLDLPLDIRGTAFQRRVWRELRRIPAGSTASYGEIARRIGKPGSARAVGRACASNPLALAVPCHRVVRSDGAPGGYRWGVERKRVLLEREGGTMRHG; from the coding sequence GTGGGAACGGAGGGCACGATCCGCTTTACCGTGGCGCGGACAGACCTCGGATGGGTCCTCGTCGCCGGCACCGGGCGGGGTCTCCGCGCCATCCTCCTCGGCGGCTCCCGGAAGGCGTTGATCGGTTACTTCAAGGCCTGGTTCGGGAGGGCGGAGCATCGCGAGGGGGATCCGGAACCCGTCCGTTGGGCCCGCCGGGTGGCGGAATGGATCGTGTCTCCGCGGCGCGATCTGGACCTTCCCCTGGACATCCGCGGCACGGCTTTCCAGCGGAGGGTCTGGCGGGAGCTCCGCCGGATCCCCGCCGGGAGCACGGCGAGCTACGGGGAGATCGCCCGCCGGATCGGGAAGCCCGGCTCGGCTCGCGCCGTGGGCCGGGCATGCGCATCGAATCCCCTCGCCCTGGCCGTTCCCTGCCACAGGGTGGTGCGCAGCGATGGGGCCCCGGGCGGCTATCGCTGGGGGGTCGAACGAAAGCGCGTGCTGCTCGAGAGGGAGGGTGGTACCATGAGGCATGGTTGA